A genomic region of Sarcophilus harrisii chromosome 6, mSarHar1.11, whole genome shotgun sequence contains the following coding sequences:
- the LOC116419854 gene encoding olfactory receptor 480-like: MTSKNYTAVTEFFILGLTDDPTLRVFFFVVFLGIYFVILLSNLSIIISIQKSSQLHTPMYLFLSHLAFVDIGLSSSVTPVMLMSFLRDMTSISLSGCAVQLYFLVAFGTTEGLMLGVMAYDRYVAICSPLLYSINMSTKVCSLLIITAYLGGCWNGWTFIGCLLNLSFCGPNKINHFFCDYSPLLKLSCSHVPLVEILPSFSSGSVIVIAVLIITISYVYILSSVLRMRSIEGRSKAFSTCTSHLTAVTLFFGTTTFVYVMPKSIYSTDQNKVVSIFYSVIIPMLNPLIYSLRNKEMKGAMKRLIGTKHLFL, translated from the coding sequence ATGACTAGCAAAAACTACACTGCCGTGACAGAATTCTTTATTTTGGGGTTGACAGATGACCCAACCCTTcgtgttttcttttttgtggtattTCTAGGaatctattttgtcattttactGAGCAATCTAAGCATCATAATATCCATCCAAAAGAGCTCCCAACTTCACACTCCAATGTACCTTTTCCTCAGCCACTTGGCTTTTGTAGATATTGggctttcctcatctgtcacaCCTGTGATGCTCATGAGCTTTCTTAGGGACATGACCTCAATCTCTCTGTCAGGCTGTGCAGTTCAACTTTATTTTCTAGTTGCCTTTGGGACAACTGAAGGTTTAATGCTGGGTGTGATGGCCTATGATCGGTACGTGGCCATCTGTAGTCCCCTACTCTACTCCATCAATATGTCAACTAAAGTCTGCAGTCTTTTAATCATCACAGCTTACCTAGGTGGTTGTTGGAATGGTTGGACCTTTATTGGTTGCTTattgaatttgtctttttgtGGACCCAATAAAATCAATCACTTCTTCTGTGACTACTCACCTTTGCTGAAACTTTCTTGTTCCCATGTTCCTCTTGttgaaattcttccttctttctcttcaggATCGGTAATTGTAATAGCAGTTTTAATTATAACTATCTCTTATGTTTATATTCTCTCCTCAGTCCTGAGGATGCGCTCCATTGAGGGGAGATCCAAAGCTTTCTCCACATGTACTTCCCACCTTACTGCCGTTACACTGTTCTTTGGTACCACTACATTTGTTTATGTGATGCCTAAGTCAATATATTCTACTGATCAGAACAAAGTGGTGTCCATTTTCTATAGTGTAATAATCCCCATGTTGAATCCCCTGATCTATAGTCTGAGAAACAAGGAAATGAAAGGGGCCATGAAAAGACTGATAGGCACAAAAcacttgtttttataa